From the genome of Candidatus Electrothrix communis, one region includes:
- a CDS encoding VanZ family protein codes for MSSFLFFIRKYWVAWTIIILVAITGLSLWPNKSLPSVPGGDKIHHLIAYAALVFPVALRRPKSWYLIVVLFIAFSGLIELIQPFVYRYGEWLDLAANIIGLACGILFAEAVRRWEAVTKREEFSADK; via the coding sequence ATGAGCTCTTTCCTGTTTTTTATACGAAAATACTGGGTTGCCTGGACGATAATTATCCTTGTCGCGATTACCGGCCTGTCGCTCTGGCCCAATAAGTCTTTGCCCTCAGTACCCGGAGGCGATAAAATCCACCATCTTATAGCCTATGCTGCTCTTGTTTTTCCTGTTGCCCTGCGCAGACCGAAATCATGGTACCTTATAGTTGTTTTGTTTATCGCTTTCAGCGGCCTTATTGAGTTGATTCAGCCTTTTGTGTATCGTTATGGAGAATGGCTGGATCTGGCGGCGAATATCATAGGCTTGGCCTGCGGTATTCTTTTTGCCGAGGCGGTGCGGCGATGGGAAGCCGTGACAAAGCGAGAGGAGTTTTCAGCGGATAAATGA
- a CDS encoding nitrate reductase, whose product MTIQWHKSTCPYCGVGCGLMVGVEQGRLVQVKGMKEHPTNKGRICTLAANLPPVFQAPDRLTQPLLRRDGKLVPVQWDEAVQHVADNFQRIIDQYGPDAVAFYGGAANLTEEYYLMNKLMKGCIGTNNIECSTRLCMASSAAGFLSTLGADAPPTCYADIEQADLFYIAGNNMAVTLPIIFQRLKKAAEKGSKVIVVDPRRTETAAIADIHLQIKPGTDVALNNTLAHLLLREGFVDEENVSIHASGLGDLKVFLEKYSLSYGSEITGCPEEQILKAAHLIGEAGNMLTFWFQGYNHSTQAVFKNNSLHNLSLLTENFCRPGAGPLSITGEANALGNRWVGALSHLLPGMRSVANPQHRQEIADFWNIPVERMQQTPGRSIIEIIQGLHDGTIRALWVTTTNPAASLPDTHWVEEGLKKAELLIVQDIFHPTETTELADVVLAGAQWCEKTGTFISSERRIELVEKLVDPPGEAKTDCEIIIDVARAMGFVDEFPYTSAKEVFEEWKCLTKGRICDMNGVSYERLQDTIGPQLPCPDQDHPGTERLFLDWRFPRPDGRAALLARTYQEPAEMTDAEFPFILLTGKLAGHFNTRTRTGRVKNLQDLEPDNYIEIHPQDADFLCMQENELVEVVSRRGKVYAKVRIADKVLAGTVYMNMHFGNALQDADDRLANILCSHAIDRHSKQPEYKITAVRMAKVDEAL is encoded by the coding sequence ATGACAATTCAGTGGCATAAATCAACCTGTCCTTACTGCGGTGTCGGCTGCGGCCTGATGGTTGGTGTGGAGCAAGGACGTCTTGTTCAGGTAAAAGGCATGAAGGAGCACCCGACGAACAAAGGGCGTATCTGTACCCTAGCTGCTAATCTGCCGCCGGTCTTCCAAGCACCCGATCGTCTTACCCAGCCTCTTCTCCGGCGTGACGGAAAGCTGGTTCCAGTGCAATGGGATGAAGCCGTGCAGCATGTCGCTGACAATTTTCAGCGAATTATTGATCAATACGGCCCTGATGCAGTCGCTTTTTACGGTGGCGCAGCCAATCTCACCGAAGAGTACTACCTGATGAATAAGCTGATGAAGGGATGCATCGGCACCAATAATATCGAATGCTCTACTCGTTTATGCATGGCCAGTTCAGCAGCGGGTTTCCTTTCCACCTTAGGAGCTGACGCCCCCCCCACCTGTTACGCTGATATTGAACAGGCAGATCTTTTTTATATTGCGGGCAATAATATGGCCGTAACCCTGCCGATCATTTTTCAGCGCCTGAAGAAAGCTGCTGAAAAAGGCTCCAAGGTAATCGTTGTTGATCCTCGCCGTACAGAAACAGCGGCAATTGCCGACATTCATTTGCAAATCAAGCCGGGAACTGATGTGGCCTTAAACAACACCCTGGCTCATCTCCTCCTGCGGGAGGGCTTTGTTGATGAAGAAAATGTGAGTATTCACGCCTCTGGTCTTGGCGATCTTAAAGTATTTCTTGAAAAATATTCCCTAAGTTACGGCTCTGAAATAACAGGATGCCCGGAAGAGCAGATCCTCAAGGCGGCTCATCTTATCGGTGAGGCGGGGAATATGCTTACCTTCTGGTTTCAAGGCTATAATCATTCTACCCAGGCGGTTTTCAAAAACAACAGTCTGCATAATCTCTCTTTGCTTACCGAAAATTTTTGTCGTCCCGGAGCCGGACCGCTTTCAATTACCGGAGAGGCCAATGCCTTGGGCAATCGTTGGGTCGGTGCCTTAAGTCATCTTTTACCGGGAATGCGTTCGGTTGCCAATCCCCAACACCGTCAGGAAATAGCAGATTTTTGGAATATTCCGGTAGAAAGGATGCAACAGACTCCTGGTCGCTCCATCATTGAAATAATTCAGGGCTTGCATGACGGGACTATTCGCGCCCTGTGGGTCACCACCACCAATCCTGCTGCCTCCTTGCCGGATACGCATTGGGTAGAGGAAGGCCTTAAAAAAGCCGAGCTGCTCATTGTCCAGGATATATTCCATCCTACTGAAACAACTGAATTGGCAGATGTTGTGCTTGCCGGTGCCCAGTGGTGCGAGAAGACAGGCACGTTTATCTCTTCGGAACGACGCATTGAACTTGTGGAAAAATTGGTGGATCCTCCTGGGGAGGCCAAAACAGACTGTGAAATTATCATTGATGTGGCACGGGCCATGGGGTTTGTGGATGAATTTCCATATACATCAGCGAAAGAAGTCTTTGAGGAGTGGAAATGTCTGACCAAGGGCCGCATTTGTGATATGAACGGGGTGAGCTACGAACGCCTGCAGGATACAATTGGTCCTCAGCTCCCCTGCCCTGATCAGGATCATCCGGGAACCGAGCGCCTTTTTCTTGATTGGCGTTTTCCACGACCTGATGGCCGAGCAGCATTATTGGCTCGAACCTATCAGGAACCAGCAGAAATGACAGACGCTGAATTTCCTTTTATCCTGCTCACCGGTAAATTGGCTGGACATTTTAATACCAGAACCCGTACTGGTCGAGTGAAAAATTTGCAGGATCTGGAACCGGACAACTATATCGAAATTCATCCACAAGATGCTGATTTTCTTTGCATGCAGGAGAACGAGTTGGTCGAGGTGGTTTCTCGTCGCGGAAAAGTGTATGCAAAAGTGAGGATTGCCGACAAGGTACTGGCAGGCACTGTTTATATGAATATGCATTTCGGTAACGCTCTACAGGATGCTGATGATCGGTTGGCCAATATCCTCTGCTCCCACGCCATTGACCGTCATTCCAAGCAACCCGAGTATAAAATAACAGCCGTTCGAATGGCTAAAGTAGATGAAGCGTTATGA
- a CDS encoding UbiA-like polyprenyltransferase — translation MLKKINILLEMIKFKHTVFALPFALMGAVLAARGVPSLRVFFWVVIAMAGARTAAMTFNRIADHRFDAANPRTDKRAIPSGEVSLKESWLMVGAASALFFLACWMLNTLALVLSPFALGLTFFYSLTKRFTWLCHVILGIALAIAPLGGWVATTGSLVGYPWVLSLGVLFWVTGFDIIYASQDAEFDREAGLYSMPASLGRRNAFRLAVTFHALAFFLFTLTGYLQGLNIIYYIGIALTGSALFYQHFIVNPKDLSRIQVSFFSMNGFISLTLFVATCISLLMAG, via the coding sequence ATGCTGAAAAAAATAAACATCCTGCTTGAAATGATCAAGTTCAAGCACACCGTGTTCGCCTTGCCGTTTGCCTTGATGGGGGCCGTTCTCGCAGCCCGGGGGGTGCCCTCACTTCGGGTTTTTTTCTGGGTGGTTATCGCCATGGCAGGTGCCCGCACAGCAGCCATGACCTTTAATCGTATTGCTGATCATCGCTTTGATGCGGCTAATCCTCGTACGGATAAGCGGGCCATCCCATCAGGCGAGGTCTCGCTTAAGGAGTCCTGGCTCATGGTTGGAGCAGCCTCGGCCCTGTTCTTCCTGGCCTGTTGGATGCTCAATACCCTGGCCTTGGTACTTTCTCCTTTTGCCTTGGGCCTGACTTTTTTTTACTCCCTGACCAAGCGGTTCACCTGGCTTTGCCATGTTATCCTGGGAATAGCTCTGGCAATCGCTCCTCTGGGCGGCTGGGTTGCAACTACGGGCAGTCTGGTTGGTTACCCCTGGGTGTTATCCTTAGGGGTGTTGTTTTGGGTGACCGGCTTTGATATTATCTATGCCTCCCAAGATGCGGAGTTCGACCGTGAGGCTGGCCTATATTCCATGCCAGCTTCTTTGGGACGTAGGAATGCCTTTCGTCTGGCTGTGACTTTTCATGCCTTGGCCTTTTTTCTTTTTACCCTGACCGGTTATCTTCAGGGGCTGAATATTATTTATTATATCGGCATAGCTTTGACCGGAAGCGCTTTGTTTTATCAGCATTTTATCGTGAATCCCAAAGATCTGTCCAGAATTCAGGTCTCCTTTTTTTCCATGAACGGCTTTATCTCCCTGACCCTTTTTGTCGCTACCTGTATTTCTTTGCTCATGGCGGGGTGA
- a CDS encoding FAD-dependent oxidoreductase — MSEKIVIVGGVAAGPKAACHLKRLQPGWDITVVDQDSMISYGGCGIPYYVGGDVSDEAELRSTSFHMVRDAPFFADAKGVEVLTRTRALAIDRQKKTLKVKNLDSGEEQELAYDKLMLSTGAAPFVLPIPGAELDGVFTISDLHKAIEIKKRISGGKIGRVVVIGGGAIGIEMAESFADLWGLETTLVEFMPQLLPKLVDADFATMLQRHLEEMNVAVYTGEGATEIVGDSEGRVVAVKTPQRTLEADMVIMAAGVRPRSELAKEAGLAVEPWGGITVNSRLQTSDPDIYAAGDCIAVKHLVTGKQTYAPMGSLANREGRVAADNMAGIASSFNGAVGSFIMKAFDRCIAATGITYEAAVAEGFDADYSLTAPDDRAHFFPNSASLALQLVFDKRTRQVLGLQGFGMMNDSISARIDTAAVMISKGATIEDFMMAEMAYAPPFSAAIDSLNAAAFVADNICAGRMRSVSMQRFYAWMEDFSSEPDWVVLDVRHPKEAGPFVEKFGADKWIAIRYDKVRKQHKELPTDKTLIIFCGSGSRAYEIQIFLDHLGQHNSLVLGGGMKVIRWIGAAWLPQL; from the coding sequence ATGAGCGAAAAAATCGTCATTGTCGGTGGAGTTGCTGCTGGCCCCAAGGCCGCCTGTCATTTAAAAAGGCTCCAGCCGGGTTGGGATATCACCGTGGTAGATCAGGACAGTATGATATCCTACGGAGGCTGCGGCATCCCTTATTATGTGGGCGGCGATGTCTCTGACGAGGCGGAACTGCGTTCTACCAGCTTCCACATGGTCCGTGACGCGCCTTTTTTTGCTGATGCCAAGGGCGTGGAAGTGCTCACCCGCACCAGAGCCCTGGCCATTGACCGGCAGAAGAAAACGCTCAAGGTGAAGAACCTGGACAGCGGCGAGGAGCAGGAGCTGGCCTATGATAAGCTCATGCTTTCCACTGGTGCGGCCCCCTTTGTCCTGCCCATTCCGGGTGCTGAGCTGGACGGCGTGTTCACCATTTCTGATTTGCACAAGGCTATTGAAATCAAAAAGAGGATTTCCGGCGGCAAGATAGGTCGGGTCGTGGTTATCGGCGGCGGGGCCATCGGTATTGAGATGGCGGAATCCTTTGCTGATCTCTGGGGATTGGAAACAACCCTGGTCGAGTTTATGCCCCAGCTCCTGCCTAAGCTGGTGGATGCGGATTTCGCCACCATGCTGCAGCGACATCTTGAAGAGATGAACGTGGCTGTCTACACCGGCGAGGGCGCAACCGAGATTGTCGGTGATAGCGAGGGCAGGGTCGTAGCAGTAAAAACACCGCAGCGCACCCTTGAGGCGGATATGGTGATTATGGCTGCCGGTGTTCGTCCGCGCAGTGAGCTGGCCAAGGAAGCAGGGCTGGCTGTAGAGCCCTGGGGCGGGATTACGGTCAACAGCAGGTTGCAAACCTCAGACCCGGATATTTATGCGGCGGGCGATTGCATTGCGGTCAAGCATCTGGTGACCGGCAAGCAGACCTACGCCCCTATGGGATCGCTGGCTAACCGGGAGGGCAGGGTGGCTGCCGATAATATGGCGGGTATTGCATCCTCCTTTAACGGCGCAGTGGGGTCCTTTATCATGAAGGCCTTTGATCGCTGCATCGCCGCCACCGGTATCACCTATGAGGCAGCTGTGGCAGAGGGCTTTGATGCTGATTACTCATTGACTGCCCCTGATGATAGAGCCCATTTCTTTCCCAATAGCGCTTCTCTTGCCTTGCAGCTGGTTTTTGATAAACGTACCCGTCAAGTACTTGGCTTGCAGGGCTTCGGCATGATGAATGATTCTATCTCGGCCCGGATTGATACTGCTGCTGTGATGATCAGTAAGGGAGCAACAATCGAGGATTTCATGATGGCGGAAATGGCTTATGCCCCGCCTTTTTCTGCGGCTATTGATTCCCTGAACGCTGCCGCCTTTGTGGCCGATAATATCTGTGCCGGCCGAATGCGCTCAGTGAGTATGCAGCGTTTCTATGCCTGGATGGAAGATTTTTCCAGTGAACCGGATTGGGTTGTTCTGGATGTCCGTCATCCCAAAGAAGCAGGGCCCTTTGTGGAGAAATTCGGCGCGGATAAGTGGATTGCCATAAGGTATGATAAGGTGCGCAAACAGCATAAAGAGCTTCCGACAGATAAAACGCTGATTATATTTTGCGGCTCGGGAAGTCGCGCTTATGAGATTCAGATTTTTCTGGATCATCTCGGTCAGCACAACAGTCTTGTGCTCGGCGGTGGCATGAAAGTCATTCGTTGGATAGGGGCGGCTTGGTTGCCTCAATTATAA
- a CDS encoding ATP-binding cassette domain-containing protein: protein MIEVQNVAYTYADGTKAVNDVSMTFPEQGIFAVMGLSGSGKTTLLNCIARFLCPQQGAILLDGQDIQGMQEIDFRQQVGVVFQHLNLFPHLNVLENMMLALERVQGKTKAEAKAEAMEMLERLNIAELAQSYPAQVSGGQAQRVAIARGLALKPKFMLLDEPTSALDAATTSDFARWLRELQAFTSFIIVTHDLPFAEQTAEQGVFMENGQVQERGSLAEVLGNIDRC from the coding sequence CAAAACGTAGCCTACACCTATGCGGATGGGACCAAGGCCGTCAACGATGTCAGTATGACCTTCCCGGAACAGGGCATCTTTGCCGTTATGGGGCTGTCCGGTTCCGGCAAGACGACGCTGCTTAACTGTATTGCCCGTTTTCTCTGCCCGCAGCAGGGAGCAATCCTCCTGGACGGGCAGGATATTCAGGGGATGCAAGAGATTGACTTTCGACAGCAGGTCGGAGTCGTTTTCCAGCACCTGAATCTCTTTCCCCATCTGAATGTGTTGGAAAATATGATGCTGGCCCTTGAACGGGTCCAGGGAAAGACCAAGGCAGAGGCAAAAGCAGAGGCTATGGAGATGCTTGAGCGGTTGAATATTGCCGAGCTGGCCCAGAGTTATCCGGCTCAAGTCAGCGGCGGTCAGGCCCAGCGGGTGGCTATTGCCAGAGGCTTGGCCCTGAAGCCCAAGTTCATGCTGCTTGATGAGCCGACCAGTGCCCTTGATGCAGCCACGACCTCGGATTTTGCCCGATGGCTGCGGGAGTTGCAGGCGTTCACCAGCTTTATTATTGTCACCCATGATCTGCCCTTTGCCGAACAGACAGCGGAGCAGGGCGTATTTATGGAGAATGGCCAGGTCCAGGAAAGAGGTAGCCTTGCAGAGGTATTGGGAAATATTGATCGGTGCTGA